The DNA segment TTTCGCTGCGATGGGAATTGAACAACTGAATGCGTGCGGGTCGGCCTGCTGGTAGGGGGCGGTATTCATGCTGCACCAAACGGACGACGGGCAAATGCAAATGGGCAGGTGGTCTTTGATAACTTGCCAACCAGAATTGAGAATTTACCTGACTGGTCGGTTCCAAACGCACCACCCCGCGAGTATTCCCCGCGAGGCTTTGCCCGGGAAAGCCGACACTGTCCAAGCGAATCGCGGCCCCCTGTCCACTCACCCGCCACAGCTGATTTGCGTCGCGTCGGCTGATCTGCAGCACCACAGGGCCGGCCAGCGCGGTAGCAGTCAACGACCACAACTTTCCATGATCTGACAATTGAATCCGAACAAGATTCTGGTTGACCGGAGTGATCACCCAAAACTGCGCCGGATCGGCGATCGGCAGGGACATTCGCACAGGGATTCCCGCAATGCCTTCCAATACCAATCCCCGCTGGTCGGCATCGGCAGTCGTCAAACGGCCTCGCTGCTGAGGCTGAACGACCGCAGCATTTGCGACAGGAAGATTCAACACCAACGGTTGAAAGCCGCCTGCTGGATTCGCTGGCGGATTGGGCGGACCTTGCGCCCCGGCGACGGATGTTAACACGATGGCCCACCCCACAAACAAACACCGGATAACCACTGTGCTAAACCGTTTCGTGATCGACTTGGGATTTGGCATGATTGGTCTCGCGATGCAAAGATTAGGGTTAGGAGCTACTTTCACCATCACTATCAAGCGAATCGACTGGACTGCCAACGCTGACGTCACTTTCATCGCTGACGCCACTTTCACTGACCTCACTCTCGCCACGCTGCGTGGGGTCCGGTAATTCCTGAACCGGTTTCGTGGCCGCTTCTTCAACCACTTCCCAAGGATTCTTCCAATCACCCCAGCACGATAAATAATCGACGTATGCCTGGCACTCCCCCGAGCGTTCCACAAGCCAACGATGGGTTTGTTCGACCAACTCGGCTTCGCGCGCCAGGTCGATCCGGCCGTTAAGAACCGAAGTCCTCAAGAAGACAAAGTAGGTATCCAGAACATCGCAGCGACAATAGTCACTGATTTCTTGCAGTTTGCCCTGATTCCACATCTCTTGGACTTGGTCTCCCTTCGTCGCCATCTTTCCAGGCTTGCCAATCAGCGTTGCTGCGAGGTCCAAGCCACCTCGGAACCAACAGGAACCGTAATTGGTGAGGATCTCGTGCAGATCCAAATGGGCGTTTGCGTTGTATCGATTTCGAGGATGCGTGTAGGACGCCCCTTTGTTGTGAAACCAATCTTTTAAATTCAATCCGTATCGAAAAGCGGCAAGCTCCATAACCGGGATATCGAAGCCTCGGCCGTTAAACGTCACCCACGTCGGATGGTGATAGTGCTCCCACCCTCGCCAAAAGTGTTGGGTCATGACATGCGAACGGAACTGCGGTTCGTCCAACGAAACCAGATCGACCATATTCAGATCGCTATCGACCTTGGCAACCACCACAGCGATTGGAATCTGAAAGGTATGCGGGATAAAATCACGTCCTTTCTGAGTTTCCCGCAGTTCTTCCTGAAAACGTTCAATCGCTTCAGCAGGTTCCAGTTCCTCCGTCGGATACTTCACCGCCGCGACAAGTTGCCCATCGGCGATGGTTTCTACATCAAACAGCAGAAATTCGATCTTCTTTGCTGTGGCCAACCGCCTATCTCCCTATCGCGTGTCGATCTGTCACAATGCTGATTCATTCAAAGTTTATTGTAGCGAGTTCCCTTCATCAGGCGTCCCCATGTCTAATCAAATCAACCGAGACCGTTTACTAGAGCGTTTCCTTGCCTACGTTGGCGTCGACACGGCCGCCAATCCCGACACGACACGTTACCCCAGCAGTGCAGGGCAGTGGGAACTTGGGAACCTTTTGACTCAGCAACTAGAAGATCTAGGAGCCGACTATCCTCACCAGGACGAACATGGCTTGGTCTGGGCCAGCGTGCCTGCAACCGATGGTGGAAACAGCCCAACGATCGCGTTGATCGCCCACTTGGATACATCGCCGGAAGCCCCCAGCGCCAACATCAGCCCTCAGGTGATCAAGAACTACGAAGGAGGCGATATCCTGCTGCCGAGCGGGCAGGTTATCCGTGTCGACCAGACTCCGGAACTGAACGACCTGATCGGTTCAACGTTGATCACAACAGACGGGACCACGCTGCTAGGGGGCGATGACAAAGCAGGCGTTGCGATCATCATGGAATTGGCTCAGCACCTGATCGAAAATCCTCATCTAGAACACGGGACGGTCCGCATCCTCTTTACCTGCGACGAAGAAATCGGCCGCGGTACCGACAAGATCAACCTTTCCAAACTCGATGCAGCGGCAGCTTATACGCTCGACGGAGGGGGTGCTGGCGACCTGGATGTGGAAACGTTCTCGGCCGATGCCGCGACGGTCACGTTCCGCGGTCACAACATTCACCCCGCAATCGCCAAAGGTCGAATGGTCAACGCGGTCCGCGCGGCCGCTTATTTCGTCGATTTACTTCCACGCGATCAACAAACCCCGGAAACCACTTCCGGTCGCGAGGGCTTTATCCATGCCCACAACATTCATGGAGGCGTTGGAAATGCCACGGTGGAATTAATCCTGCGAAGCTTCGATACCGCCGAACTTGACCTGTTTGCCGATCAAATCAGAACACTTGCCGAAACGGTTCAGGAACATTTCCCCGGGCTGCAAGTGGATGTTCAAGTCCGTTCACAGTACCGAAACCTTGCCGAGGGTTTACAACAATCCCCCGAAGTGGTGCAATTTGCCGAACAGGCTTACCAAAACCTGCAGCGAACCTATCGAAAGACCATCATTCGAGGCGGCACCGACGGTTCGCAACTGACCGAAAAGGGGCTGCCAACGCCCAACCTTTCCAGCGGCCAACACAACATCCACGCGGTTCACGAATTTGCCTGCCTTGATCAAATGGAAGATGCAATCGAACATCTTGTGGAACTACTGCGGCTGTGGAGCCAACAAGCTAAATCCTAGTCCCATGTTCAATCGCGATCATCGTTTGCAGGAACGGGACGATCCGAAACCATTTCACTCTGCCTTTCACATTTACTTTTAAATACGAATTATGCCTGACCAAGAATTAACTGCCGATTTGGTCCGCAGTCTACTGGAAACGTTCCCCGATCCCGAAACAGGTCGACCAATTGGAACGATGGGACAACTGGGCGACATTCAGGTTGAAAACAAACACGCCAAGATTGCATTAGGACTCTCCACACACTCCTACCCAATCGCTAACGAAGTCAAAGAACAGATCGCGTCGTTGGTCGCCGCCAAGATCCCCGGAACCACGGTCGACATTACCGTCCATCCACATGCCCGTCCGCCAGCTCGCTCAGGGCAGGCAGGGCTGCGCATCAAGACAGTGATCGCGGTCGGTTCTGGCAAAGGAGGCGTCGGCAAGAGCACGGTTGCAGCCTCGTTAGCGGTCACGCTGGAACTGCTGGGAGCCAAAGTGGGTCTGATGGACGCCGATGTTTATGGTCCTAGTATCCCCCACCTATTTGGGCTGACAGGGAAACCCGAACTAACTCCCAACAAGAAGATCGTCCCGATCAAATCGGGTGACCTTCCGGTGATCTCGATGGGCTTTTTTGTGGAACCAGACCAAGCGGTTATTTGGCGTGGTCCGATGCTTCATCAATCGATCAACCAGTTCCTCGGTGAAACCGACTGGGGTGAACTGGATTACTTGGTCATCGACATGCCCCCTGGGACGGGCGACGTCGCGTTGACGCTCTCACAGGGCGCAGTTCCCATCGCAGGCGCCGTCGTCGTCTGCACGCCTCAGGAGGTGGCTCTGCTGGACGCCGTGAAAGCGATCAGCATGTTCCGTACGGTTAAAATCCCGGTTGCCGGGATTGTTGAAAACATGAGCGGATTCGTTTGCCCCGACTGCCACAAGCGTTACGACATCTTTGGCTCCGGCGGCGCACGCGACAAAGCCGAAGAACTTTCGCTACCGTTCTTGGGCGAACTGCCCATCGATCCGATTCTCCGCAAAGCCGGCGACGCCGGTGAACTGGCTGCGGTGATCCGCAGCGACGCACGTGCCAGAGCTCCACTGGAAAAGGTAGCCCGCGCTTTGGTACGAAACTTTGCCCAGCAAGCGGCTCTCACGCCACCGAAGCCGTCGTTGCCAACGCTCTAGCGTCTAGCAACACACCGGCGGTCGGTTCCTTCCCGGCGCGTCACTTTTAAACGCCTGTAAGCGTATGGATTGCTTACGGCTTGGCCCGACTGGTGCACGAGCGCCTGCCTAAACGGGCACGCCCCTCTTGCTCTCGCAACGGGGCGACCGAGCCGTCAGCATGTAGTCGCGAACCGGGGGGGCAAACCTGGCAACGGAACTCACAAAGCCAACGAAAAAACCGCACCGAGTTTACCTCGATACGGTTTCAAATAATTCGACTTGATGAAGCTAAAGAGAGTGATCTCCAGCTTATTTTCGGCGAGTTGCCGTTTTCTTGCGAGGAGCAGCCTTGGAGACGCGTTTTTTAGCGGCGCGTTTCTTGGCGGTCTTCTTAGCAACTTTCTTAGTCGCTGTCCGTTTGACAGCCTTCTTCTTAGCAACTTTCTTCGTTGCGGTGCGCTTTGCAGCTTTCTTCACAACCTTTTTAACGGCACGCTTTTTAGCGACACGCTTTTTGGCTGCAGTTTTCTTTGCTGCGGTCTTCTTGGCTGCGGTTCGTTTAACAGCAGTCTTCTTAGCAACTTTTTTGGCTGCAGTTTTTGCAGCACGTTTCTTCTTGGCCATGGGTTCCTCCGCGAAAAGGAAACATGACGGGACTTTTGCGTCTTGCGAATTAGATCCAGAAGACGACGGCCACGCCCGTCAATGGAAAGGTTTAATCAATGCGTCGTGCATTCGATTACTCGTTAATCGGATACTTGACACACAGATCCCAAACAAACTTCGCGTAACTTTACGCGTTTCCGCATACTTGGCAACATCTTTTCCACAAAATCCTGGCGCGAACAGACCGACATGAAGCAACTTCAATCCGATCACAAGGCTTAAAAGTTACCACGAACGCCACTGACCAAGACGTTGAAACTCCTGCCAATTCCCCATCAGCAAAGAAGCAAAGAGGATCGCCATAAACCACTGTCCAATCATGAACCCCACGACCACCATTGCCGCGCCAACCACGATCGAAAGCCCGAGTGAGTGACGTATATTTCCACCCAACATGGCGATCACTTCACGCGCGATTCGACCACCATCCAAGGGCCATACAGGGATCAAATTAAAGAGCGCCCAGACCACGCTCGGCCAGACCAAACTATTGACCAATGTATAAAGCCCAACGTCCATAATCGGGTTCCCACCAGCGACGCCCGGGATGCTTTGCAGGAAGTCCGGAGCTTGATGAACTTCGTATCCTGCCGTTCGTGTTAAGAGGATGACGGCGGCTGCTAACAACAGCTGTGCGCCCGGTCCCGCGGCAGCAATTACTAGGTTTTCCTTAGCAGAAAGACGACTTACGGAATGGGTTGGCGAGTTCGCTGCCAACGGGATCGCTAATCCACCAAAGTGATAAAGCACGATTTGAGAGTGAATCCCGTACCGCCGAAATGCCAATGCATGGCCTAGTTCGTGGACCGTTATCGAGACCAAAACACAGGCCGACCAAATCAATAACAAGGGAAGCGTCGAAGGGGACCAGAGCCCATAAACGGACAAGAACAAGTAGTC comes from the Roseimaritima multifibrata genome and includes:
- a CDS encoding 3'-5' exonuclease, producing the protein MATAKKIEFLLFDVETIADGQLVAAVKYPTEELEPAEAIERFQEELRETQKGRDFIPHTFQIPIAVVVAKVDSDLNMVDLVSLDEPQFRSHVMTQHFWRGWEHYHHPTWVTFNGRGFDIPVMELAAFRYGLNLKDWFHNKGASYTHPRNRYNANAHLDLHEILTNYGSCWFRGGLDLAATLIGKPGKMATKGDQVQEMWNQGKLQEISDYCRCDVLDTYFVFLRTSVLNGRIDLAREAELVEQTHRWLVERSGECQAYVDYLSCWGDWKNPWEVVEEAATKPVQELPDPTQRGESEVSESGVSDESDVSVGSPVDSLDSDGESSS
- the pepT gene encoding peptidase T, with product MSNQINRDRLLERFLAYVGVDTAANPDTTRYPSSAGQWELGNLLTQQLEDLGADYPHQDEHGLVWASVPATDGGNSPTIALIAHLDTSPEAPSANISPQVIKNYEGGDILLPSGQVIRVDQTPELNDLIGSTLITTDGTTLLGGDDKAGVAIIMELAQHLIENPHLEHGTVRILFTCDEEIGRGTDKINLSKLDAAAAYTLDGGGAGDLDVETFSADAATVTFRGHNIHPAIAKGRMVNAVRAAAYFVDLLPRDQQTPETTSGREGFIHAHNIHGGVGNATVELILRSFDTAELDLFADQIRTLAETVQEHFPGLQVDVQVRSQYRNLAEGLQQSPEVVQFAEQAYQNLQRTYRKTIIRGGTDGSQLTEKGLPTPNLSSGQHNIHAVHEFACLDQMEDAIEHLVELLRLWSQQAKS
- a CDS encoding Mrp/NBP35 family ATP-binding protein; amino-acid sequence: MPDQELTADLVRSLLETFPDPETGRPIGTMGQLGDIQVENKHAKIALGLSTHSYPIANEVKEQIASLVAAKIPGTTVDITVHPHARPPARSGQAGLRIKTVIAVGSGKGGVGKSTVAASLAVTLELLGAKVGLMDADVYGPSIPHLFGLTGKPELTPNKKIVPIKSGDLPVISMGFFVEPDQAVIWRGPMLHQSINQFLGETDWGELDYLVIDMPPGTGDVALTLSQGAVPIAGAVVVCTPQEVALLDAVKAISMFRTVKIPVAGIVENMSGFVCPDCHKRYDIFGSGGARDKAEELSLPFLGELPIDPILRKAGDAGELAAVIRSDARARAPLEKVARALVRNFAQQAALTPPKPSLPTL
- a CDS encoding histidine biosynthesis protein HisIE is translated as MAKKKRAAKTAAKKVAKKTAVKRTAAKKTAAKKTAAKKRVAKKRAVKKVVKKAAKRTATKKVAKKKAVKRTATKKVAKKTAKKRAAKKRVSKAAPRKKTATRRK
- a CDS encoding site-2 protease family protein, with the translated sequence MILREPDRSPYDLVFRIGEFPVRIAWTFWLMTAVFGYNFVDYIDYLFLSVYGLWSPSTLPLLLIWSACVLVSITVHELGHALAFRRYGIHSQIVLYHFGGLAIPLAANSPTHSVSRLSAKENLVIAAAGPGAQLLLAAAVILLTRTAGYEVHQAPDFLQSIPGVAGGNPIMDVGLYTLVNSLVWPSVVWALFNLIPVWPLDGGRIAREVIAMLGGNIRHSLGLSIVVGAAMVVVGFMIGQWFMAILFASLLMGNWQEFQRLGQWRSW